A section of the Streptomyces sp. NBC_00178 genome encodes:
- a CDS encoding PA14 domain-containing protein, with product MRPRYPLHAVGVAGLVCAVTSALLSTATPAAAAAVTCTSPVWKAQFYSNTTFKGTPKLTSCDSTISENYGTGDPAGVTLPRDNFAVRWSVSRDFGSGGPFTFSAAAQDGVRVYVDNVRRIDLWKNVSSTRSRTVNLTIPSGSHTLRVDFVAWTGSANVKFSYTPRTTAAVDKVRPLAPAKVTGRLDNATAKAVVSWARNKEMDLADYRVYRRTAGSTAWAYIGRTAGTTFAHLPGDPRLTYYYEVRAYDKAGNASSGSADVPVTGIAVAPPAELAAQGLDSGNKLSWRAVPGAVKYSVERRATDGSIVFLGATNATGYTDSAAPRSELRTYLVRSIDGAGRYSGYAAAEASRPVAAPHEVTARADANRAALTWKIDPATDGDHYGFHVYRSTSLPVDTSGEPVRCDYRSTRLPDGRKQYSCTDSTTASRTTYHYVVKGYDNGGKESVASDTATVTTLVSDRDETPPTAVAGFVAEARDYGIVLDWKANTEPDLAKYAVYIGRVLRDEDSGEAVCSGSLYTYVDKSTTHYVHPAAPDGAERCFWLDAVDTSGNSHWQWTREAEARIVVMPDLTPTVPTPPGSPVHLSAGTGAQGAVTLAWNAVEGATGYRVYRWDRVAGQYAPLTGDDPYASTSYTDTTASPGTTHFYWVKAVLPDGTETGPGAVSVALPPTAG from the coding sequence GTGAGACCTCGTTACCCGCTTCACGCCGTCGGCGTGGCGGGCCTCGTCTGTGCTGTCACGAGCGCGCTGCTCAGCACTGCGACCCCGGCCGCGGCGGCGGCCGTCACCTGCACCTCGCCCGTCTGGAAGGCACAGTTCTACTCCAACACCACGTTCAAGGGCACCCCGAAGCTGACGTCATGCGACAGCACGATCAGCGAGAACTACGGCACGGGCGACCCGGCGGGCGTGACCCTGCCCCGCGACAACTTCGCCGTGCGCTGGAGCGTCAGCCGCGACTTCGGTTCGGGCGGCCCGTTCACGTTCTCGGCCGCGGCGCAGGACGGCGTCCGCGTGTACGTCGACAACGTCCGCAGGATCGATCTGTGGAAGAACGTCTCCAGCACCCGGAGCAGGACGGTGAACCTCACCATCCCCTCCGGCAGCCACACCCTGCGCGTCGACTTCGTCGCCTGGACCGGGTCCGCGAACGTCAAGTTCTCCTACACGCCCCGCACCACGGCCGCCGTCGACAAGGTCCGGCCCCTCGCACCCGCCAAGGTGACCGGCAGGCTCGACAACGCCACCGCCAAGGCCGTGGTGTCCTGGGCGCGCAACAAGGAGATGGACCTCGCCGACTACCGCGTGTACCGGCGTACGGCGGGCAGCACGGCGTGGGCCTATATCGGACGGACCGCCGGTACCACGTTCGCCCATCTGCCCGGCGACCCCCGCCTCACCTACTACTACGAGGTACGGGCGTACGACAAGGCCGGTAACGCCTCTTCGGGCAGCGCCGACGTGCCGGTGACCGGCATCGCCGTGGCCCCGCCGGCGGAACTGGCCGCGCAGGGACTGGACTCCGGCAACAAGCTGAGCTGGCGTGCGGTGCCGGGCGCGGTGAAGTACTCGGTCGAGCGGCGGGCCACGGACGGCAGCATCGTCTTCCTCGGCGCGACGAACGCCACCGGTTACACCGACAGCGCGGCCCCGCGGTCCGAGCTTCGGACGTACCTGGTGAGGTCCATCGACGGAGCCGGCCGGTACTCCGGCTACGCCGCGGCGGAAGCCTCCCGTCCCGTGGCGGCGCCGCACGAGGTGACGGCCCGGGCCGACGCCAACCGGGCGGCGCTGACCTGGAAGATCGACCCGGCGACGGACGGCGACCACTACGGGTTCCACGTCTACCGCTCCACCTCCCTGCCGGTGGACACCTCCGGCGAGCCGGTGCGGTGCGACTACCGCTCCACCAGGCTGCCCGACGGCCGGAAGCAGTACAGCTGCACCGACAGCACCACAGCCTCCAGGACCACGTACCACTACGTGGTGAAGGGCTACGACAACGGCGGGAAGGAGTCGGTCGCCTCCGACACGGCGACCGTCACCACGCTCGTGTCCGACCGGGACGAGACCCCGCCGACTGCCGTCGCGGGCTTCGTCGCCGAAGCGAGGGACTACGGGATCGTGCTCGACTGGAAGGCCAACACCGAGCCCGACCTCGCCAAGTACGCCGTCTACATCGGGCGGGTCCTGCGCGACGAGGACAGCGGCGAGGCCGTGTGCAGCGGCTCGCTGTACACCTATGTGGACAAGTCGACCACGCACTACGTGCACCCGGCGGCTCCCGACGGTGCGGAGCGCTGCTTCTGGCTCGACGCCGTGGACACCAGCGGCAACTCCCACTGGCAGTGGACCAGGGAGGCAGAAGCCAGGATCGTGGTCATGCCCGACCTGACCCCGACCGTCCCCACCCCTCCGGGCTCGCCCGTGCACCTGAGTGCGGGGACGGGCGCGCAGGGAGCGGTGACCCTCGCGTGGAACGCGGTCGAGGGCGCGACGGGCTACCGCGTGTACCGCTGGGACCGGGTCGCAGGGCAGTACGCGCCGCTGACCGGTGACGACCCGTACGCCTCCACGTCGTACACCGACACGACGGCGTCGCCCGGCACGACCCACTTCTACTGGGTGAAGGCCGTCCTTCCGGACGGCACCGAGACCGGCCCCGGCGCGGTCTCGGTCGCGCTGCCGCCGACGGCGGGCTGA
- the araD gene encoding L-arabinonate dehydratase, whose translation MTGTGVPGGRIAPEELRSHQWYGTDGLRSFSHRARTRQLGYLPEEHLGKPVIAILNTWSDINPCHVHLRERAQAVKRGVWQAGGFPLEFPVSTLSETFQKPTPMLYRNMLAMETEELLRSYPVDGAVLLGGCDKSTPALLMGAASVDLPTVFVPAGPMLPGHWRNEVLGSGTDMWKYWDDKRAGLIGDCEMAELESGLARSPGHCMTMGTASTLTAAAEALGVTVPGASSIPAVDSGHDRMAARSGLRIVELVWQQLTLSKILTADAYEDAVATVLALGGSTNAVIHLIAMAGRSGVKLTLDDFDRIARTVPVLANLRPGGKYLMEDFHFAGGLPGFLARLTDVLHLDRPTVTHATLREQLAGALVHDADVIRERDNPLAEEGGVAVLRGNLCPDGAVIKHIAAEPHLLRHTGPAVVFDDYREMQRTINDPALALTPDHVLVLRNAGPKGGPGMPEYGMLPIPDYLLKQGVRDMVRLSDARMSGTSYGACVLHIAPESFVGGPLALVRTGDLITLDVDARLLHLDVSDGELARRRSEWTEPPARYGRGYGALYQDQITQADTGCDFAFLARPGDVPDPYAG comes from the coding sequence ATGACCGGCACCGGCGTGCCGGGCGGCCGGATCGCCCCCGAGGAGCTGCGCAGCCACCAGTGGTACGGCACGGACGGGCTGCGCTCGTTCAGCCACCGCGCCCGCACCCGGCAGCTCGGTTACCTCCCCGAGGAGCACCTGGGCAAGCCGGTCATCGCGATCCTGAACACCTGGTCCGACATCAACCCCTGCCACGTGCACCTGCGCGAGCGCGCCCAGGCGGTGAAGCGGGGCGTCTGGCAGGCGGGCGGATTCCCCCTGGAGTTCCCGGTCTCCACGCTCTCCGAGACCTTCCAGAAGCCGACCCCGATGCTCTACCGCAACATGCTGGCGATGGAGACCGAGGAGCTGCTGCGTTCCTACCCCGTCGACGGGGCCGTGCTGCTGGGCGGCTGCGACAAGTCCACCCCGGCGCTGCTCATGGGCGCCGCGTCCGTCGACCTGCCGACCGTGTTCGTGCCCGCGGGCCCGATGCTGCCGGGCCACTGGCGCAACGAGGTCCTCGGCTCCGGCACGGACATGTGGAAGTACTGGGACGACAAGCGGGCCGGGCTCATCGGCGACTGCGAGATGGCCGAACTGGAGAGCGGGCTCGCCCGGTCGCCCGGCCACTGCATGACGATGGGCACCGCCTCGACCCTGACGGCCGCCGCCGAGGCGCTCGGCGTCACGGTGCCGGGTGCCTCGTCCATCCCGGCCGTGGACTCCGGTCACGACCGCATGGCCGCACGCTCCGGCCTCCGGATCGTCGAACTGGTGTGGCAGCAGCTCACGTTGTCGAAGATCCTGACCGCGGACGCCTACGAGGACGCCGTCGCCACCGTCCTGGCACTCGGCGGCTCCACCAACGCCGTCATCCACCTGATCGCGATGGCCGGCCGCTCCGGGGTGAAGCTCACCCTGGACGACTTCGACCGCATCGCCCGTACCGTCCCCGTCCTCGCGAACCTCCGTCCCGGCGGGAAGTACCTCATGGAGGACTTCCACTTCGCCGGGGGCCTGCCCGGATTCCTGGCCAGGCTCACCGACGTGCTCCACCTGGACCGGCCGACCGTCACGCACGCCACCCTGCGCGAGCAGCTGGCCGGGGCGCTGGTGCACGACGCCGACGTCATCCGCGAGCGCGACAACCCGCTGGCCGAGGAGGGGGGAGTCGCCGTCCTGCGCGGCAACCTCTGCCCGGACGGCGCCGTCATCAAGCACATCGCCGCCGAACCGCACCTGCTGCGCCACACCGGACCCGCGGTCGTCTTCGACGACTACCGCGAGATGCAGCGCACCATCAACGACCCGGCCCTGGCCCTCACCCCGGACCACGTGCTGGTGCTCCGCAACGCCGGACCGAAGGGCGGCCCCGGCATGCCCGAGTACGGCATGCTGCCGATCCCGGACTACCTGCTGAAGCAGGGGGTGCGGGACATGGTGCGGCTCTCCGACGCCCGCATGAGCGGCACCAGCTACGGGGCCTGTGTCCTGCACATCGCGCCCGAGTCCTTCGTCGGCGGGCCGCTCGCCCTGGTCCGCACCGGTGACCTCATCACCCTGGACGTCGACGCGCGGCTGCTCCACCTCGACGTCTCCGACGGGGAACTGGCACGACGCAGGTCCGAGTGGACCGAACCGCCCGCCCGCTACGGCCGCGGTTACGGGGCGCTGTACCAGGACCAGATCACCCAGGCCGACACCGGCTGCGACTTCGCGTTCCTGGCCCGGCCGGGAGACGTGCCCGACCCGTACGCCGGCTGA
- a CDS encoding DUF4232 domain-containing protein, with amino-acid sequence MGVRNTISAVLLTAAATALSGCAGFLVPAGEGEPAAVRSPAAASHRTSEAPGPAASADVPAQDRPGPGAPVAGCPASGAVVDMGPVETAMFHRAVVLTLTNCGDRPYRVHGYPSVRVLDGHGERLPVPVNPGGSMFGDDEGPEEITLRPGGSVRSTLAWVSTKEGGDLIEADALELSAAPDTGARVHRLEGHDVRLMDELNTTAWRRESTG; translated from the coding sequence ATGGGCGTGAGGAACACGATCTCGGCTGTCCTGCTCACGGCTGCCGCGACGGCACTGTCCGGCTGCGCCGGGTTCCTCGTCCCGGCCGGCGAGGGAGAGCCGGCTGCGGTACGGAGCCCCGCCGCAGCGTCGCACCGGACCTCGGAGGCGCCGGGCCCCGCGGCCTCGGCGGATGTGCCCGCACAGGATCGGCCGGGTCCCGGGGCGCCGGTGGCGGGCTGTCCCGCCTCCGGCGCGGTCGTGGACATGGGGCCGGTCGAGACGGCGATGTTCCACCGCGCCGTGGTCCTCACCCTCACCAACTGCGGCGACCGGCCCTACCGCGTCCACGGCTATCCGTCCGTCCGCGTCCTGGACGGGCACGGCGAGCGGCTTCCCGTCCCCGTGAACCCGGGCGGCTCGATGTTCGGCGACGACGAGGGGCCCGAGGAGATCACGCTGCGGCCCGGCGGCAGCGTCCGGTCCACCCTGGCCTGGGTCTCCACCAAGGAGGGCGGCGACCTCATCGAGGCGGACGCCCTGGAACTCTCCGCCGCCCCGGACACCGGCGCGCGGGTCCACCGGCTGGAGGGCCACGACGTGCGCCTGATGGACGAGTTGAACACCACCGCCTGGCGGAGGGAGAGCACCGGCTGA
- a CDS encoding GntR family transcriptional regulator, with amino-acid sequence MTFAPAPIPSRTQYVLEAIKHAILTAQLSPGQALVETELAARFGVSKTPVREALKTLAGTGLVVMSQYKGATVRLVDAAMAREVYDVRLLLEPEALRRTISRKASLDAAQEALERADSAIDKADRSLANRDFHRALYLPCGNPLLGRMLDEIRDQAALVSTVAWSAIPTWEREAAEHREILRLALADDAQAAAGALHDHIASFVRRAFPDDEDGGDVA; translated from the coding sequence ATGACCTTTGCGCCCGCCCCGATTCCGTCCAGGACCCAGTACGTGCTCGAGGCGATCAAGCACGCGATCCTCACCGCGCAGCTGAGCCCAGGACAGGCGCTCGTGGAGACCGAACTCGCCGCCCGGTTCGGGGTGTCGAAGACTCCCGTGCGCGAGGCCCTCAAGACGCTCGCGGGCACCGGGCTCGTCGTCATGAGCCAGTACAAGGGTGCCACCGTGCGGCTCGTGGACGCGGCCATGGCCCGTGAGGTCTACGACGTACGCCTGCTGCTGGAGCCCGAGGCGCTGCGCCGCACCATCAGCCGCAAGGCGTCGCTGGACGCCGCCCAGGAGGCGCTGGAGCGCGCCGACTCGGCGATCGACAAGGCCGACAGGTCCCTGGCCAACCGGGACTTCCACCGGGCCCTGTACCTGCCCTGCGGCAATCCGCTGCTCGGCCGCATGCTCGACGAGATCCGCGACCAGGCCGCCCTGGTGTCGACCGTGGCCTGGTCGGCCATCCCGACCTGGGAGCGGGAGGCGGCCGAGCACCGGGAGATCCTCCGGCTCGCCCTCGCCGACGACGCGCAGGCCGCGGCCGGCGCGCTGCACGACCACATCGCCTCGTTCGTCCGCCGCGCCTTCCCCGACGACGAGGACGGGGGCGACGTGGCGTGA
- a CDS encoding TerD family protein, which translates to MTAMTPGSNIPLSAVRVAVDVAAPARLDVSGLLLTADGKVRSDDDFIFYNQPSGPGVTYRSGGGSAPDAIVVDTTAVPPGIEKIVVTASPDAAGQTFRGVEPTATVRNADDGSVIATFTPPQLGDETALVVIEVYLRNGAWKARAVGQGYANGLAGIATDFGVTVEEPAAAAPPAPVAAPPAPPTAAPLDPRIAPPVPPAPSAPPAPAASGRINLDKGRISLQKNQTVSLVKGGKPLLSQVKMGLGWEPAFRGKDIDLDASVIAFGPDRKHLDSCYFGKLSILNGAIKHSGDNLTGEGAGDDEVIVVDLGRIPADATGLVFTVNSFTGQKFSEVAKAYCRLIDAATDEELVRFDLTGAEPQTGVMMAKLIKQFSGEWEMTAMGEFVKSRTVRGMVKPAAKAL; encoded by the coding sequence ATGACCGCAATGACCCCCGGCTCGAACATCCCTCTCTCCGCCGTCCGCGTGGCGGTGGACGTCGCCGCCCCCGCGCGGCTCGACGTCTCGGGCCTGCTGCTCACCGCCGACGGCAAGGTGCGCTCCGACGACGACTTCATCTTCTACAACCAGCCCTCGGGCCCCGGTGTGACCTACCGCTCCGGCGGGGGTTCGGCACCGGACGCGATCGTGGTGGACACCACGGCGGTCCCCCCGGGCATCGAGAAGATCGTCGTGACGGCGAGCCCCGACGCGGCGGGCCAGACCTTCCGGGGCGTGGAGCCCACGGCCACCGTGCGCAACGCCGACGACGGCAGTGTGATCGCGACCTTCACCCCGCCGCAGCTGGGCGACGAGACGGCGCTGGTGGTCATCGAGGTCTACCTGCGCAACGGCGCCTGGAAGGCCCGCGCGGTCGGCCAGGGGTACGCGAACGGCCTGGCCGGCATCGCCACGGACTTCGGCGTCACGGTGGAGGAGCCCGCGGCCGCGGCGCCGCCCGCCCCGGTGGCGGCGCCCCCGGCACCGCCGACGGCCGCCCCCCTGGACCCCCGGATCGCTCCCCCGGTACCCCCGGCGCCGTCCGCGCCGCCCGCGCCCGCGGCCTCCGGCAGGATCAACCTGGACAAGGGCCGGATCAGCCTCCAGAAGAACCAGACGGTGTCCCTGGTCAAGGGCGGGAAGCCGCTGCTGTCGCAGGTCAAGATGGGCCTCGGCTGGGAGCCCGCGTTCCGCGGCAAGGACATCGACCTCGACGCCTCGGTGATCGCCTTCGGCCCCGACCGCAAGCACCTGGACAGCTGCTACTTCGGCAAGCTCTCCATCCTGAACGGCGCGATCAAGCACTCCGGCGACAACCTCACGGGCGAGGGCGCGGGGGACGACGAGGTGATCGTCGTGGACCTCGGCCGGATCCCCGCCGATGCGACCGGCCTGGTCTTCACGGTCAACTCGTTCACCGGGCAGAAGTTCAGCGAGGTCGCGAAGGCCTACTGCAGGCTGATCGACGCGGCCACCGACGAGGAGCTGGTCCGCTTCGACCTGACCGGCGCGGAGCCGCAGACCGGCGTGATGATGGCCAAGCTGATCAAGCAGTTCTCCGGTGAGTGGGAGATGACCGCCATGGGCGAGTTCGTGAAGTCGCGGACCGTCCGGGGCATGGTCAAGCCGGCGGCCAAGGCCCTCTGA
- a CDS encoding alkaline phosphatase PhoX, producing MSFTRREFTRQSALTGAGIALTGAVGALATAPGALAAEDARHGHDGHGHGHGGHDHDHDGHGHGGKLGYGPLLPDPKGILALPAGFSYRVVTHSGVTKLETGETTPSNHDGTAAFEGARGVTLLVNNHELSGTRAGWEHPVPLTEGLVYDPVAAGGCTVVETRRDGRTAEWVGIAGTSTNCAGGSTPWGTWLTCEETEDKAGKNGLLKDHGYVFEVDPYDKRANRDPRPVKAFGRYAHEAVVIDPKLGHAYLTEDASGPNGLLYRWVPPRGFTHGRGKLRTLADDAGVLQATRCFDKNGTFVDDLSRATKTGTVYGVDWVDVPDRDAKTVSVRKQFAEGQVTRARKLEGMWWGDGGAYLVSSFARGESPVAHDGQVWFYDPKRRTLTLKVLLGVNADPSKDGALDGPDNITVSPYGGLVIAEDGEGVQHLFGATESGRTYPIARNELNAGTAEEPSYSEFTGVTFSPDGKTLFANIQTPGIMLAITGPWKRQPGKH from the coding sequence ATGTCGTTCACCCGCAGGGAATTCACCAGACAGTCCGCTCTGACCGGCGCCGGTATCGCCCTGACCGGGGCAGTGGGCGCGCTGGCCACGGCTCCCGGCGCCCTGGCGGCCGAGGACGCGCGCCACGGTCATGACGGCCACGGCCACGGGCACGGCGGTCACGATCACGATCACGACGGTCACGGCCACGGCGGGAAGCTCGGTTACGGCCCGCTGCTCCCCGACCCGAAGGGCATCCTCGCGCTGCCCGCCGGATTCTCGTACCGCGTCGTCACCCACAGCGGTGTCACGAAGCTGGAGACGGGTGAGACGACCCCCTCCAACCACGACGGCACCGCCGCCTTCGAAGGTGCCCGCGGTGTCACCCTGCTGGTCAACAACCACGAGCTGAGCGGCACCCGGGCCGGCTGGGAACACCCCGTGCCGCTCACCGAGGGCCTCGTCTACGACCCGGTCGCCGCCGGCGGCTGCACGGTCGTGGAGACGCGCCGTGACGGCCGCACCGCCGAGTGGGTCGGCATCGCGGGCACGTCGACCAACTGCGCCGGAGGCAGCACGCCGTGGGGCACCTGGCTGACCTGCGAGGAGACCGAGGACAAGGCCGGGAAGAACGGCCTGCTCAAGGACCACGGATACGTCTTCGAGGTCGACCCGTACGACAAGCGGGCCAACCGGGACCCGCGTCCCGTCAAGGCCTTCGGCCGATACGCCCACGAGGCCGTCGTCATCGACCCCAAGCTCGGGCACGCCTACCTCACCGAGGACGCGTCGGGCCCCAACGGACTGCTCTACCGCTGGGTGCCGCCGCGCGGCTTCACGCACGGCCGCGGCAAGCTGCGCACCCTCGCCGACGACGCGGGTGTCCTGCAGGCGACCCGCTGCTTCGACAAGAACGGCACGTTCGTCGACGACCTGTCCCGCGCCACGAAGACCGGCACGGTGTACGGCGTGGACTGGGTCGACGTACCGGACCGTGACGCGAAGACCGTCTCCGTGCGCAAGCAGTTCGCGGAGGGCCAGGTCACCCGTGCCCGCAAGCTGGAGGGCATGTGGTGGGGCGACGGCGGCGCCTACCTCGTCTCCTCCTTCGCCCGCGGCGAGAGCCCGGTCGCGCATGACGGCCAGGTCTGGTTCTACGATCCCAAGCGCCGCACGCTGACCCTGAAGGTCCTCCTCGGCGTGAACGCGGACCCGTCGAAGGACGGCGCACTCGACGGTCCGGACAACATCACGGTGTCGCCCTACGGCGGTCTCGTCATCGCCGAGGACGGGGAGGGCGTCCAGCACCTCTTCGGCGCGACCGAGAGCGGCCGCACCTACCCGATCGCGCGCAACGAGCTGAACGCCGGCACGGCGGAGGAGCCGTCGTACAGCGAGTTCACCGGGGTCACCTTCTCGCCGGACGGAAAGACGCTGTTCGCCAACATCCAGACGCCCGGCATCATGCTGGCGATCACCGGGCCGTGGAAGCGGCAGCCCGGCAAGCACTGA
- a CDS encoding NAD-dependent epimerase/dehydratase family protein, producing the protein MPAPRTVLLTGAAGGLGTLMRGLLPAYGYDLRLFDLVPIEGEPGAVTAGLGDRDALREAVRGVDAVIHLAGISLEASFDRILHANIEGTYNLYEAAREEGVRRIVFASSNHAIGYTPRPAPGDPLIPVGTPRRPDTFYGLSKSFGEDLAQFYWDKHGVETVSVRIGSCFMEPTSVRMLSVWMSPGDGARLFHAALTAEDVGHTVVYGSSANTRLWWDLSTARALGYDPQDDSEQYAAGLVAEHGELDEENPEHARVGGHFVTNPPLWPH; encoded by the coding sequence ATGCCCGCTCCCCGCACCGTCCTGCTCACCGGCGCCGCCGGCGGCCTCGGCACCCTGATGCGCGGGCTCCTCCCCGCGTACGGCTACGACCTCCGGCTCTTCGACCTCGTGCCGATCGAGGGCGAACCCGGCGCCGTCACCGCCGGTCTCGGCGACAGGGACGCGCTCCGGGAGGCCGTGCGGGGCGTCGACGCGGTCATCCATCTGGCGGGCATCTCCCTCGAGGCGTCGTTCGACAGGATTCTGCACGCGAACATCGAGGGGACCTACAACCTCTACGAGGCGGCGCGCGAGGAGGGCGTCCGGCGCATCGTGTTCGCCTCGTCCAACCACGCGATCGGGTACACCCCGCGCCCCGCCCCCGGTGATCCGCTGATCCCCGTCGGGACCCCGCGCCGCCCCGACACGTTCTACGGCCTCTCGAAGTCCTTCGGCGAGGACCTCGCCCAGTTCTACTGGGACAAGCACGGCGTGGAGACCGTGTCGGTGCGCATCGGTTCCTGCTTCATGGAACCGACCTCGGTGCGGATGCTGTCGGTGTGGATGAGCCCGGGCGACGGGGCACGCCTCTTCCACGCCGCCCTGACCGCCGAGGACGTGGGGCACACCGTGGTCTACGGCTCGTCGGCCAACACCCGCCTCTGGTGGGACCTGTCGACGGCCCGCGCCCTCGGCTACGACCCGCAGGACGACTCCGAGCAGTACGCCGCCGGCCTCGTCGCCGAGCACGGCGAGCTGGATGAGGAGAACCCCGAGCACGCCCGCGTCGGCGGCCACTTCGTGACGAATCCTCCGCTCTGGCCCCACTGA
- a CDS encoding 5-dehydro-4-deoxyglucarate dehydratase → MTSAPLAARLTDAAGPLFFPVTAYAPDGSVDLDVFRAHVRKGVDAGAAAVFACCGTGEFHALDPEEFRLVVAAAVEETAGRVPVVAGAGYGTALAARYARLAEEAGADGLLAMPPYLVVAGQEGLLAHYTALAAATSLETIVYQRDNAVFTPETVVALAATPGIIGLKDGYGDLDLMQRIVSAVRTGLPGEDFLYFNGLPTAELTGPAYRGIGVTLYSSAVFAFAPDIALAFYRALESGDDDLAGALLDHFYRPLVELRGKGHGYAVSLVKAGVRLEGLDVGPVRTPLTEPPAAHVEELGVIIANGRALLEKYSAREAR, encoded by the coding sequence GTGACCTCAGCCCCCCTCGCCGCCCGGCTCACCGACGCCGCCGGGCCGCTCTTCTTCCCCGTCACCGCGTACGCGCCGGACGGCTCCGTCGACCTCGACGTGTTCCGCGCCCACGTCCGCAAGGGTGTCGACGCGGGTGCGGCGGCCGTCTTCGCCTGCTGCGGCACGGGCGAGTTCCACGCGCTGGACCCCGAGGAGTTCCGGCTCGTCGTCGCGGCGGCCGTGGAGGAGACCGCCGGGCGGGTGCCCGTGGTCGCGGGAGCCGGCTACGGAACGGCGCTCGCGGCCCGGTACGCGCGCCTCGCCGAGGAGGCCGGCGCCGACGGGCTCCTCGCCATGCCCCCCTACCTCGTCGTCGCCGGCCAGGAGGGGTTGCTGGCGCACTACACCGCGCTCGCGGCAGCCACATCCCTGGAGACGATCGTCTACCAGCGGGACAACGCGGTCTTCACCCCGGAGACCGTCGTCGCCCTGGCCGCGACCCCCGGGATCATCGGCCTCAAGGACGGGTACGGCGACCTCGACCTCATGCAGCGCATCGTCAGCGCCGTACGCACGGGACTGCCGGGCGAGGACTTCCTGTACTTCAACGGCCTGCCCACCGCCGAGCTGACCGGACCCGCCTACCGGGGCATCGGCGTCACCCTCTACTCCTCCGCCGTCTTCGCCTTCGCCCCCGACATCGCGCTCGCCTTCTACCGGGCACTGGAGTCCGGGGACGACGACCTGGCCGGCGCGCTGCTCGACCACTTCTACCGGCCGCTGGTCGAACTGCGCGGCAAGGGCCACGGTTACGCGGTCTCCCTCGTGAAGGCCGGGGTCCGGCTGGAGGGCCTGGACGTCGGCCCCGTGCGCACCCCGCTGACCGAGCCTCCGGCCGCGCACGTCGAGGAGCTGGGCGTGATCATCGCGAACGGCCGTGCCCTGCTGGAGAAGTACTCCGCGCGGGAGGCGAGGTGA
- a CDS encoding dihydrodipicolinate synthase family protein, which translates to MDFSPMKAALADVVAIPVTPFAEDGTIDVAAHRALLRRLLDGGVRIVTPNGNTGEFYALTPDERRTVTELTAEETAGRATVLVGVGHDVPTAVAAARHARDTGAEMVMVHQPVHPYVSQDGWVDYHRAVAEAVPELGVVPYIRNPLLAGERLAELADSCPNVIGVKYAVPDAARFGAFARDAGLERFVWIAGLAELYAPSYFATGAAGFTSGLVNVAPGVSLAMLEALRAGDYLAAMKVWERIRRFEDLRADRQSADNVTVVKEALASLGLCRRDVRAPSRVLPEDRRAEVAGLVAGWAI; encoded by the coding sequence ATGGACTTCTCCCCGATGAAGGCGGCCCTCGCAGACGTCGTGGCGATCCCGGTGACCCCGTTCGCCGAGGACGGGACCATCGACGTCGCGGCGCACCGCGCGCTGCTGCGACGGCTCCTCGACGGCGGCGTCCGCATCGTCACCCCGAACGGCAACACCGGTGAGTTCTACGCGCTCACCCCCGACGAGCGGCGCACCGTCACCGAGCTCACCGCCGAGGAGACCGCCGGCCGCGCCACCGTCCTGGTGGGCGTCGGCCACGACGTGCCCACGGCGGTCGCCGCCGCCCGGCACGCCCGGGACACCGGGGCGGAGATGGTGATGGTGCACCAGCCGGTCCACCCGTACGTCTCGCAGGACGGCTGGGTCGACTACCACCGGGCCGTCGCCGAGGCCGTACCGGAACTCGGGGTCGTGCCCTACATCCGCAACCCGCTCCTCGCGGGTGAACGGCTCGCCGAGCTCGCCGACAGCTGCCCCAACGTCATCGGCGTCAAGTACGCCGTCCCCGACGCGGCCCGGTTCGGGGCCTTCGCGCGCGACGCCGGCCTGGAACGGTTCGTCTGGATCGCCGGGCTCGCGGAGCTGTACGCGCCCTCCTACTTCGCCACCGGCGCGGCCGGGTTCACCTCCGGGCTCGTCAACGTCGCGCCCGGCGTCTCGCTGGCGATGCTGGAGGCACTGCGCGCGGGCGACTACCTCGCGGCCATGAAGGTCTGGGAGCGGATCCGCCGCTTCGAGGACCTGCGCGCCGACCGGCAGTCCGCCGACAACGTGACCGTCGTCAAGGAGGCCCTGGCGTCCCTCGGACTCTGCCGCCGCGACGTCCGCGCCCCCAGCAGGGTCCTGCCCGAAGACCGGCGCGCCGAGGTCGCCGGCCTGGTCGCCGGGTGGGCGATATGA